The following proteins are encoded in a genomic region of Ostrinia nubilalis chromosome 1, ilOstNubi1.1, whole genome shotgun sequence:
- the LOC135075476 gene encoding uncharacterized protein LOC135075476 isoform X2: MGNSFARATPSGEVVGLVIGPICSYEGDDDDVEAGPSASHADSEGTQDTPEEILRADLALSDDDDPAAAVSPTFTGSSGDSTQDTPEDILRADLALSDDDDPAAAVSPTFTGSSGDSTQDTPEDILRADLALSDDDDPAEAVSPTFTSSSRNSS; the protein is encoded by the exons ATGGGAAACTCATTTGCCCGAGCGACTCCGAGCGGTGAGGTTGTTGGATTGGTGATCGGCCCGATTTGCA GCTATGAgggtgatgatgacgatgttgaGGCTGGCCCTTCGGCATCCCATGCTGACTCCGAGGGTACACAAGATACGCCTGAGGAGATACTTCGGGCAGATCTCGCGCTGAGTGATGACGATGACCCGGCTGCAGCCGTGTCACCAACTTTCACCGGCTCTTCAGGAGACTCCACGCAAGACACGCCTGAGGACATACTTCGGGCGGATCTCGCGCTGAGTGATGACGATGACCCGGCTGCAGCCGTGTCACCAACTTTCACCGGCTCTTCAGGAGACTCCACGCAAGACACGCCTGAGGACATACTTCGGGCGGATCTCGCGCTGAGTGATGACGATGACCCGGCTGAGGCTGTGTCACCGACTTTCACCAGCTCTTCGAGGAACTCTTCTTGA
- the LOC135075476 gene encoding uncharacterized protein LOC135075476 isoform X1, with protein sequence MRGPYRVVKVLPSGRYELKLLSGARGKTTQAAAQYMVPWKGEWCPESCAAFFESYEGDDDDVEAGPSASHADSEGTQDTPEEILRADLALSDDDDPAAAVSPTFTGSSGDSTQDTPEDILRADLALSDDDDPAAAVSPTFTGSSGDSTQDTPEDILRADLALSDDDDPAEAVSPTFTSSSRNSS encoded by the exons ATGCGAGGCCCTTACCGCGTGGTCAAGGTCTTACCAAGCGGGCGATACGAGTTAAAGCTTTTAAGCGGCGCGCGTGGCAAGACCACCCAAGCAGCGGCCCAATATATGGTGCCTTGGAAAGGAGAGTGGTGCCCTGAGAGTTGCGCTGCCTTTTTCGAAA GCTATGAgggtgatgatgacgatgttgaGGCTGGCCCTTCGGCATCCCATGCTGACTCCGAGGGTACACAAGATACGCCTGAGGAGATACTTCGGGCAGATCTCGCGCTGAGTGATGACGATGACCCGGCTGCAGCCGTGTCACCAACTTTCACCGGCTCTTCAGGAGACTCCACGCAAGACACGCCTGAGGACATACTTCGGGCGGATCTCGCGCTGAGTGATGACGATGACCCGGCTGCAGCCGTGTCACCAACTTTCACCGGCTCTTCAGGAGACTCCACGCAAGACACGCCTGAGGACATACTTCGGGCGGATCTCGCGCTGAGTGATGACGATGACCCGGCTGAGGCTGTGTCACCGACTTTCACCAGCTCTTCGAGGAACTCTTCTTGA